From the Bacteroidetes bacterium GWF2_43_63 genome, one window contains:
- a CDS encoding X-Pro aminopeptidase has protein sequence MRYQPIKSEFFKRNRKRLIERLLPDSLVVLAGNEHMPWSGDQDYAFRQNSDFYYLTGIDEENALLCLCPHHPDPNQREVLFVQEADPTMVIWYGKRVSREEASELSGIKTVKWVADFKSALRDMAQQSRTIYMGLNEYLKYSTNTHDANRRLVDEIKNTFPLHQYERLTPLTTELRLCKSPEEIDMIGKAIEITKEAFLRVLETTKPGMMEYEVEAEMTHEFIRRGASGHAYSPIVAGGENACVLHYVTNDSPLKDGDLLLLDFGASYGNYASDCSRTIPVNGKFTPRQKQCYNAVLDVLKEAKKILIPGATIEKTNKQIALMMEQKMIELGLFSAEEVKNNTGSTPLYFKYYMHGASHFMGLDVHDVGLRSIILKKGMVLTCEPGIYIKEEGIGIRIENDILVDDEPIDLMTEIPLEADEIENLMR, from the coding sequence ATGCGCTACCAACCGATAAAATCCGAATTTTTCAAACGAAACAGAAAGCGTTTAATTGAAAGACTGCTGCCCGATAGTCTCGTGGTGCTGGCCGGCAACGAACATATGCCCTGGAGCGGCGATCAGGACTATGCTTTCCGACAGAATTCCGACTTTTATTATCTTACCGGAATTGATGAAGAAAACGCGCTGCTTTGTTTGTGCCCGCATCATCCTGATCCGAATCAGCGCGAAGTCTTATTTGTGCAGGAAGCCGATCCCACCATGGTCATCTGGTATGGCAAACGCGTGAGCCGAGAAGAAGCGTCGGAGCTATCGGGAATAAAAACGGTAAAATGGGTGGCCGATTTTAAATCTGCACTGCGTGACATGGCGCAACAGTCGCGTACTATTTATATGGGTCTGAACGAATATCTGAAATACAGCACCAACACTCACGATGCGAATCGTCGTCTGGTCGATGAAATTAAAAATACTTTTCCGCTTCATCAGTATGAACGTCTTACGCCACTAACAACAGAGCTGCGCCTATGCAAATCGCCCGAAGAAATTGACATGATCGGAAAAGCGATTGAAATTACTAAAGAGGCCTTTCTACGCGTTTTGGAAACAACAAAACCCGGCATGATGGAATATGAGGTCGAAGCAGAAATGACGCATGAATTCATTCGCCGCGGCGCATCGGGACATGCCTACAGTCCCATCGTTGCCGGAGGCGAAAACGCCTGCGTGCTTCATTATGTAACCAACGACAGCCCACTGAAAGACGGAGATCTGCTGCTGCTGGACTTCGGCGCAAGTTATGGAAACTATGCATCGGACTGTTCGCGCACGATTCCGGTGAATGGAAAATTCACTCCCCGTCAGAAACAATGCTACAATGCGGTTCTTGATGTTTTGAAAGAAGCAAAAAAAATCCTAATTCCAGGTGCCACCATCGAAAAAACAAACAAGCAAATTGCGTTGATGATGGAGCAGAAAATGATTGAACTTGGATTGTTTTCAGCAGAAGAGGTGAAAAATAATACCGGCTCCACCCCGCTCTACTTCAAATATTATATGCACGGTGCTTCGCACTTTATGGGACTCGATGTGCACGATGTCGGCCTGCGTTCGATAATACTTAAAAAAGGAATGGTGCTTACCTGCGAACCCGGCATCTACATTAAGGAAGAAGGCATTGGCATCCGCATCGAAAATGATATTCTGGTCGATGATGAACCCATTGATCTGATGACGGAGATTCCGCTTGAGGCGGATGAAATTGAGAATTTAATGCGCTGA
- a CDS encoding 1-deoxy-D-xylulose-5-phosphate synthase, with amino-acid sequence MVVKAGTYLSRIDGPEDLKKFTPQELKILAEELRDFLIENMARHPGHLGANLGVVELTIALHYIFDSPKDRIIWDVGHQSYIHKILTGRRDVFHTIRQKDGLSGFPKPSESEHDIFGTGHSSTSISAALGMAVGEQIDGLNKNHFIAFIGDGSMTGGEAFEALNNIGATKNNILVVLNDNGIAIDENTGSFTRYLTRITASHTYNKLKYRIWRVFRGTFIQKIANKTSTALKWTWLKKSNLFEAFNLRYFGPVDGHDIRQLISVLEDLRDINGPKLLHVITTKGKGYKPAEKDQVTFHAPGRYDAKTGEILETSCESTPPKYQVIYGKTLTELAEKNDDICAITPAMISGSSLNIMQNRFPDRVFDVGIAEQHAVTFAAGLAKSGRIPFCTVYSTFLQRAYDQLIHDVAIQNLPVIFGIDRGGLVGEDGATHHGVFDLAYLRTVPNMIIAAPMNALQLRNLMFTAQLKKSGPFAIRYPRGNSDDKKWEQPFSEIEIGKSEKLREGKDIAVISIGQPGLDVVSLYPKLDSEGISISHYNIIFLKPLDENALHEACKNHKAIIAIEDGTIKGGLGTAVAEFMMEHSYFLPLIKLGVPDRFIEHGTVPELKKECGFDAEGIYSAIKQTHTKTNQTK; translated from the coding sequence ATGGTAGTAAAAGCCGGCACATATTTATCCCGCATCGATGGGCCCGAAGACCTGAAGAAGTTTACCCCGCAGGAATTAAAAATTCTAGCTGAGGAGCTCCGTGATTTCCTTATTGAGAACATGGCACGTCATCCCGGGCACCTGGGAGCCAATCTGGGCGTGGTTGAGCTGACCATCGCCCTGCATTATATTTTCGATTCACCGAAAGACCGTATAATCTGGGACGTTGGTCACCAGTCCTACATTCACAAAATTCTGACAGGGCGTCGCGATGTTTTTCATACAATACGCCAGAAAGATGGTCTCAGTGGTTTTCCAAAGCCATCTGAAAGCGAACATGACATTTTTGGCACCGGTCACAGCAGTACCAGTATTTCGGCGGCGCTGGGCATGGCCGTAGGAGAGCAAATTGACGGACTCAATAAAAATCATTTTATAGCATTCATCGGCGATGGAAGCATGACCGGCGGAGAAGCGTTTGAAGCATTAAACAATATTGGCGCAACTAAAAACAATATTCTGGTAGTGCTCAATGACAACGGAATTGCCATTGATGAAAACACTGGATCTTTTACAAGATATCTTACACGTATTACTGCTTCGCACACTTACAACAAACTCAAATACCGCATCTGGCGCGTGTTCCGCGGAACCTTTATTCAGAAAATCGCCAATAAAACATCGACCGCACTCAAATGGACCTGGCTTAAAAAATCAAATCTGTTCGAGGCTTTTAATCTTCGCTATTTTGGTCCGGTAGACGGTCATGATATCCGGCAACTGATCAGCGTTCTCGAAGATTTACGCGACATCAACGGTCCAAAGTTGTTGCATGTAATTACAACCAAAGGCAAAGGATACAAGCCGGCTGAAAAAGATCAGGTTACGTTTCATGCCCCCGGACGCTATGATGCAAAGACAGGAGAAATTCTTGAAACTTCATGCGAATCCACTCCACCCAAATATCAGGTAATCTACGGCAAAACCCTCACCGAGCTTGCGGAAAAGAATGATGACATTTGTGCCATCACACCCGCCATGATTTCAGGCAGCTCGCTCAATATCATGCAAAACCGTTTTCCTGACCGCGTTTTCGATGTCGGCATTGCCGAACAACATGCAGTTACATTTGCTGCGGGACTCGCAAAATCAGGACGAATTCCATTCTGCACGGTTTACTCAACTTTTCTGCAGCGCGCATACGATCAGCTTATACACGATGTTGCCATTCAGAATCTTCCGGTTATTTTCGGTATTGATCGCGGTGGACTTGTTGGAGAAGATGGCGCTACGCATCACGGAGTCTTTGATCTGGCCTATTTGCGGACAGTTCCAAATATGATTATCGCTGCACCAATGAACGCTTTGCAGTTGCGCAATCTCATGTTTACAGCGCAACTGAAAAAGTCAGGACCATTTGCAATCCGCTATCCGCGCGGAAACTCAGATGATAAAAAATGGGAACAACCTTTTTCTGAAATCGAAATTGGTAAATCGGAAAAACTCCGCGAGGGAAAAGATATCGCCGTAATCTCAATCGGACAACCCGGTCTTGATGTTGTTTCACTATATCCAAAGCTGGATTCAGAAGGCATCAGCATCTCGCATTACAATATTATTTTTCTGAAACCTCTTGATGAAAATGCTTTGCACGAAGCATGCAAAAATCACAAAGCTATAATTGCCATTGAGGACGGGACTATTAAAGGCGGCCTGGGAACAGCTGTTGCAGAATTCATGATGGAACATTCCTATTTCCTTCCATTAATCAAACTGGGCGTCCCGGATCGTTTTATTGAACACGGCACTGTGCCAGAACTCAAGAAGGAATGCGGTTTTGATGCCGAAGGAATTTATTCGGCAATCAAACAAACACATACAAAAACAAATCAAACAAAATAA
- a CDS encoding methionine--tRNA ligase translates to MKDYKRYTVTTALPYANGPIHIGHMAGVYVPADIYVRFLRKTGRDVLFIGGSDEHGVPITIKARQKGITPQQVVDEYHGIIKKSFEDFGMTFDIYSRTSLPIHHETASAFFTKLHSEGKLTQMESEQYFDEEAQQFLADRYITGTCPHCGNERAYGDQCEKCGTSLNATDLIDPKSTLSGSAPVKRKTSHWFLPLDQYENWLREWILDGHKEWKTNVYGQCKSWIDQGLQPRAVTRDLDWGVKVPLADAAGKVLYVWFDAPIGYISAARDWAQQTGKSWEEYWKSDDSRLIHFIGKDNIVFHCIIFPAMLKAEGSYILPENVPANEFLNLEGEKISTSRNWAVWLHEYLEDFPGKQDVLRYVLTANAPETKDNDFTWKDFQARNNNELASIFGNFVNRAMVLTHKYFEGKVPASTQGAELDDILKEIGVLKEKITGSLEHFRFREALGFFMDIARIGNKYLTDKEPWKVFKENPEAVKGILNNVLQISANMAILSEIFLPFTATKLKSMLNMNEASWDDIGKALLNEGLQLNQPELLFEKIDDADIQKQLDKLEASKIANKASNVSYEQVKPDISFDDFSKIDLRVGKILEAEKVAKTKKLMKLSVDMGFETRTIVSGVAEYFTPEQMIGKKVVVVANLGKRDIKGVESNGMILFAENSDGTLMMVNPSDEAMCGGMVK, encoded by the coding sequence ATGAAAGACTACAAACGATACACTGTTACAACTGCACTGCCCTACGCCAACGGACCGATACACATCGGACACATGGCCGGCGTTTATGTTCCCGCTGATATTTATGTGCGCTTTCTGCGCAAAACCGGACGCGATGTTCTTTTCATCGGCGGCAGCGACGAGCACGGCGTTCCCATCACCATCAAAGCGCGTCAGAAGGGCATTACACCGCAACAAGTCGTAGATGAGTATCATGGAATAATAAAAAAATCATTTGAAGATTTCGGAATGACTTTCGATATTTATTCGCGCACCAGTCTGCCCATTCATCACGAAACTGCTTCCGCCTTTTTCACAAAGCTGCATTCAGAGGGCAAGTTGACGCAAATGGAATCGGAGCAATATTTCGATGAAGAAGCTCAACAATTTCTGGCTGACCGCTATATCACAGGCACCTGCCCGCATTGCGGCAATGAACGCGCCTATGGCGACCAATGCGAAAAGTGCGGAACGTCGCTCAACGCCACAGATCTGATTGATCCAAAATCGACATTGTCGGGAAGCGCTCCTGTGAAACGCAAAACTTCTCATTGGTTTCTGCCGCTCGATCAGTACGAAAACTGGCTCCGCGAGTGGATTCTCGACGGACACAAAGAATGGAAGACCAACGTGTATGGCCAGTGCAAAAGCTGGATCGATCAGGGCTTGCAGCCACGCGCCGTTACGCGCGACCTCGACTGGGGAGTGAAAGTTCCGCTTGCCGATGCCGCAGGTAAAGTTCTGTACGTTTGGTTTGATGCGCCTATTGGATATATTTCTGCTGCGCGCGACTGGGCACAGCAGACCGGAAAAAGCTGGGAAGAATATTGGAAAAGCGACGATTCGCGATTGATTCATTTCATCGGAAAAGACAATATTGTTTTCCACTGCATCATATTTCCGGCTATGCTGAAAGCCGAAGGCAGCTACATTCTGCCCGAAAATGTTCCAGCCAATGAGTTTCTGAATCTCGAAGGAGAAAAGATCAGCACCTCGCGCAACTGGGCTGTCTGGTTGCATGAATATCTCGAAGATTTTCCCGGAAAGCAGGATGTGTTGCGCTATGTGTTGACTGCCAATGCGCCGGAAACCAAGGATAACGATTTCACGTGGAAAGATTTTCAGGCACGCAACAACAACGAACTTGCCTCTATTTTCGGCAACTTTGTGAACCGTGCTATGGTGCTTACTCATAAATATTTTGAAGGTAAAGTACCTGCTTCAACACAAGGCGCAGAGCTCGATGACATCCTGAAGGAAATCGGCGTTCTGAAAGAAAAAATCACCGGAAGTCTCGAACATTTTCGATTCCGCGAAGCGTTGGGATTTTTCATGGACATTGCCCGGATTGGCAATAAATATCTCACCGACAAAGAGCCATGGAAAGTATTTAAAGAAAACCCGGAAGCCGTGAAAGGCATTCTGAACAACGTGTTGCAGATCTCTGCAAACATGGCCATCCTTTCTGAAATATTCCTGCCGTTCACGGCGACAAAGTTGAAATCGATGTTGAACATGAACGAAGCTTCTTGGGATGATATCGGCAAAGCGTTGTTGAATGAAGGATTGCAATTGAACCAACCGGAATTACTTTTTGAAAAAATTGATGATGCCGATATACAGAAACAGCTGGATAAGCTCGAGGCATCGAAGATTGCGAATAAAGCTTCAAATGTCAGCTACGAGCAGGTGAAGCCGGATATTTCGTTCGACGACTTTTCAAAAATAGATTTACGCGTTGGAAAAATTCTTGAAGCTGAAAAAGTTGCCAAGACAAAAAAACTCATGAAGCTGAGTGTTGACATGGGTTTTGAAACACGCACCATTGTATCGGGTGTTGCTGAATATTTTACACCAGAGCAGATGATCGGAAAGAAAGTCGTTGTGGTAGCCAATCTCGGCAAGCGCGACATCAAAGGCGTGGAGTCGAACGGAATGATTCTCTTTGCCGAAAATTCCGATGGCACGCTGATGATGGTGAATCCGAGTGATGAAGCCATGTGCGGTGGAATGGTTAAGTGA